Genomic segment of bacterium:
ATCTAACATTAAATCAAGACAAAAAGAGATAAAAAAATGTCAAATGATTATTGAAAAAGAAACCGAGAAATTCTGTCATTGGCTTAATTTTAGACAACTTTCTCCGATTATTTCATCATTACAACAAAAAATGGAATCTATTCGAGAGGAGGAATTAAATAAGACTTTTCTCAAGGAAAAAAATCTTACCCAAAAGGAAAAAGAAAGACTAAAATTAATTACCGCTAAACTTACTGAAAGATTCTTAAAAGAACCAATTATTGCCTTGAAGAAATATGCCTCATCCGATGACCCAACTTATGGAAAGATATTAACCGATTTATTTAATCTCAATAACGACGGACGCTAAACAGATACAAATCGTGGAGTTCTCCATAATCAAATTACTGCAACAACGAAAAAATCATTGACAATATCTAAAGTGATATGGTATAGTGATAATCATACAAATCTTATGAGAATGGAGGGATATAATGTGTGGAATTGTAGGTTATGTTGGTCCGAAAGATGCAACGCCAATACTAATTGATGGTTTAAAAAGATTAGAATATCGAGGTTATGATTCAGCGGGGGTTGCGGTTATGAGCAATTCCCATATTGAGTTAAGACGCAGTGTGGGAAAGATATTAAACTTAGAGGAGATTATCCGTAATGAACCTCTTTCTGGCAATTTAGGACTTGCCCATACCCGCTGGGCAACTCATGGCAGACCTTCAGAAGAAAATGCCCACCCACATCGCGATTGCAAAGAGCAACTAATTGTAGTTCATAACGGAATTATTGAAAATTACACCCACTTAAAAGAGAAATTAATTCTCAATGGCCATCAGTTCAGGTCACAAACCGATACTGAGGTAATTGCCCATTTGATTGAAGAATATTTAAAAGATGACCTGAGTTCAGCAGTCAAAATAGCACTAAGTAAAGTAGAAGGTGCTTATGCCCTGGGGGTAATTAGTTGTAACCAACCTGACCGCATCGTTGCGGCAAGATTGGCCAGTCCATTGGTCATAGGTTTAGGAGATGGAGAGTTTTTTATCGCCTCGGATATACCGGCTATTTTACCATACACTCGGCAGGTTATATTTTTAGATGATGAAGAAATGGCTGTCCTGAGTCAAAATGGAGTAAAAATTACGACAATAAAAGGCAAACCAGTTAAAAAAACAATGACTTATGTAGATTGGGACCCCATTATGGCTGAAAAAGGTGGCTATCGACATTTTATGTTAAAAGAAATCTATGAACAACCCCGAGCGATTGAAGATACCATTCGAGGTCGAATAATAGAAGACGAGGTTTATTTAGACGAGTTGAATTTAAGTCAAGAGGAAATATCGAATATTGATAAAATAGTTATTGTTGCCTGTGGCACAGCTTACTATGCCGGCGTAGTTAGTAAATTTATGTTAGAAGAATTAACCCAAATCCCAACCGAGGTGGATATAGGTTCTGAATTTAGATATAAAAACCCAATTTTATCTAAAAATACCTTGCTTATTGCTATCTCTCAATCAGGTGAGACCGCAGATACATTAGCCGCAGTTAAAGAAGGGAAAAATAAAGGGGCAAAAATTATCTCTGTTTGTAATGTTATTGGCTCCTCGCTTACCCGTGAGTCTAAAAATGGCGTTGTTTATACCCGTGCCGGAATAGAAATAGGTGTAGCTTCCACTAAGGCATTTACTTCACAATTAACTGCACTTTATTTATTAGCAGTTTATCTTGGTCGTCAACGCAAAGTTATTGATTTAAGAAAAACTAAAGAATTACTGGACCAACTTCGACTTATACCAATGGAAGTAGAAAATATCTTAAATGAGGCAGGAAAGATTGAAGACATAAGCCACAAATTTCATACTTATGAAAATTTTCTTTATTTAGGTCGAGGAATTAATTACCCAATTGCCTTAGAAGGGGCACTGAAATTAAAAGAAATATCCTATATCCATGCCGAAGGTTATCCGGCAGGTGAGATGAAACATGGTCCAATCGCCTTAATTGATGAAAATATGCCAGTGGTGACTATTGCGACACAAGGACAGCTTTATGAGAAAATTATGAGTAATATTGAAGAGGCAAAGGCAAGAGGAGGAATTATTATTGCCGTAGCCACGGCTGGTGATAATAAAATAACCAAAAAGGTAGCCCATACCATTCATATCCCAAAAACTACACCTCTTCTTAGTCCTATCTTAGCCGTTATTCCATTACAATTATTAGCCTATCACATCGCTCATCATCGTGGTTGTGATGTTGACCAGCCAAGAAATCTGGCTAAAAGCGTCACTGTCGAGTAGAACAGGATGATGACTAAAATTAGAGAAAAAATATCAGCGATAATCTACGGTAAAATCTTGCAGGAGGTAATATGTTAGCCAAAAGAATTATTCCCTGCCTTGATGTAGATAAAGGTCGGGTAGTTAAAGGTGTAAATTTTGTTAATATCCGTGATGCTGGCGACCCGGTGGAAGCGGCAGCGTTGTATGACCAGGAAGGGGCAGATGAATTAGTTTTTTTAGATATTACTGCCTCTTATGAAGATAGAAATATTATGATTGATGTTGTTCAAAGGACAGCAGAAGTCGCCTTTATGCCACTTACCGTCGGTGGTGGAATAAGGACTCTTGATGATATTGAGGCTCTATTGAGGGCAGGTGCGGATAGGGTATCGATGAATACAGCCGCGGTGAATAGACCCGCCTTTGTCAAAGAAGCCGCCGAGCGTTTTGGTAGTCAGTGTATCATTGTCGCTATTGATGCTAAAAAACATCGCACCGAATCAGGATTTAAAACCGAAGGTATGGGCGACCTTATTGTTGGCTATCAGGCTCAAGAATGCTGGAAGGTATATATTAATGGTGGACGAACCCAGACAAATATTGACGCCCTGCAATGGGCAAAAAAAGTAGAAGAATTGGGCGCCGGCGAAATTTTATTGACCAGTATGGATAAAGATGGCACTAAAAATGGCTATGACCTTGAGTTGACAAAGGCTATCTCAGATTTAGTTAATATCCCAATCATTGCCTCAGGCGGGGCTGGTAAATTAGAGCATTTCTTTGAAGTATTAACCTTAGGTGGAGCAGATGCCGCCTTAGCCGCTTCCCTCTTTCACTACCGTGAGTTACCTATCCCTCAGGTTAAACAATACCTCAATTCTAAAGGAGTCGTGGTAAGAATTTAACTAATGGTTCAAATAACTGACCCATTACTGTTTTTGTTCTGTCTTAGATGAAAATGAATAATTGAGAAAAAAAGTGGTAGAATATTAAGGGAAAAAATATAAGTCCTTACCTGACTATCTTATACTGGTTTAGCTCCGCATTCCATTTTTACACTTTACCCACAAATTTTACATACACCCGACCTAAAAAAACACTCTTAAATTACTTGACAAATTATCTGTTTTATGTTATAATTAAAATATGAAAATTAATGATGGAGAGGTCCAAAAAATGTTTATTCCAACTAATCAAGGAAATATTCAGGCAATCCAGGAGATAAAATCTATCTGTAGAGGATTGCCTTATTTTTATTAGGTGAACAGGTAGTTAGTTAAATCTGTTCCTGATAAAGGTCTGCTCCTGACAGGCTCAGGAGTTCAAGAATGGTAAGTGGCTAAATAGTTACCAGTTACCAAAAAAACGAGGGGGGAAATAAAAAAATGCGACCTGTATGGTTAGAATAAACCACGAAGGGCAGGGAGAAAAACTGTTCGTAGGTAAAGGATTAACAGCGAAATTTCCATCAAGAGACAGGCTCCGTGGATGAAATTGAAAAATTTATTTTATAATTGTGTCCTTAGTGGTTTTTAAAGAGATGTGTAAAGTTAGTCTAATCATACAGGTCGAAGTTTTTTGTAGCCGTTCAGGTGTAAATAAGGGAAAAGGGGAAATAGAGGAAAAATGGAAAAGGAAGAAAGAGAAATACTAATCAATAAAATCATAGGTTATTGTATAGATGTACATAAAGAGTTAGGTCCGGGATTTATTGAAACTGTTTATCACAAAAGCTTAGAGAGCAAATTTAAAGATGAAAAACTAAACTTTGAATCTCAGAAGGAGATACCAATATATTATCATAATAGATTTGTTGGAATACATAAGTTAGATTTCTTAATAGAGAATGAGATTATTTTGGAAATTAAGACAGTTGAAGAAATTCATAACAAGTATTATGCACAGGTAAGATCCTATCTGAAAGCAGTAGATAAAAAGATGGGTTTGTTGATCAACTTTGCTGATTTTAAACTGGATATACGGAGAGTGGAAATAAATAAATAATTTTCCCTTTTCCCCAACTTTTCCATTTTCCCTTCATTACACCCTGAACGCTTACCTGTTATCCAGGATTTACATTTATGTTTTATCGGATGGCAAGACGATAGAGACGCAAAGGGTGCTATGAGAAAAAACAGGAGGTAGAAAATAAATGTTAGATGGTGTAGCAAATGTTTTAAATAGAATACAACAAATAAGCAAAAAATTTACAGAAATCGCTGGAGTCAGTGGTGATGGTAGTCCTTCTTTTCAACAAACATTAGATGAGGCGATTGAAGAGACAAAAAGTGCCCCTTTTTCTGAATTGATTGATACTTATAGTGAAAAATATGGAATAGACCCTAAATTAATCAATTCTATTATCAAGGCAGAATCAAATTTTAATCCTAACGCCGTCTCTAAAGCCGGGGCATCAGGATTGATGCAGTTAATGCCTGAAACTGCTAAGGCATTAGGGATAACTAATATCTTTGCCCCGGATGAAAATATCGAAGGGGGAATCAAATATTTTAAAACGCTATTGGATGAATTTAATCAGAATCTACCTTTAGCCTTAGCCGCTTATAACGCAGGACCTGAAATAGTTAAAAAAACTAATAATATCCCCCAAATTGATGAGACTAAAAATTATGTGGAAAAGGTATTAAATTTTTATAAGGAGACTAAATAAGATGTTAAAAAACCAAACAGGAAAAGGGAATTTACCAATGGTATTCTTACTTTTATGTATATTGATTGGGCTATTAGCTGGGAGTGTCTATCTTTTTGATGTCTTAGGAATATTTGATAAAGAGAAAATACTCGCTAAAGTTCCTGGAATAGGTATGTTTTTTACACCACCTAAAATTACTTATGAGGATGTCCAAAAAGAGGAATTACGGAAATTAAAAGAGTCAATTGACCTTAAACTACTTGAGTTAGAAGAGAAGGAGGAAAAATTAGCCCAAAAAGATAAAAAGTTGAAAAGCCGTG
This window contains:
- a CDS encoding GxxExxY protein gives rise to the protein MEKEEREILINKIIGYCIDVHKELGPGFIETVYHKSLESKFKDEKLNFESQKEIPIYYHNRFVGIHKLDFLIENEIILEIKTVEEIHNKYYAQVRSYLKAVDKKMGLLINFADFKLDIRRVEINK
- the glmS gene encoding glutamine--fructose-6-phosphate transaminase (isomerizing), giving the protein MCGIVGYVGPKDATPILIDGLKRLEYRGYDSAGVAVMSNSHIELRRSVGKILNLEEIIRNEPLSGNLGLAHTRWATHGRPSEENAHPHRDCKEQLIVVHNGIIENYTHLKEKLILNGHQFRSQTDTEVIAHLIEEYLKDDLSSAVKIALSKVEGAYALGVISCNQPDRIVAARLASPLVIGLGDGEFFIASDIPAILPYTRQVIFLDDEEMAVLSQNGVKITTIKGKPVKKTMTYVDWDPIMAEKGGYRHFMLKEIYEQPRAIEDTIRGRIIEDEVYLDELNLSQEEISNIDKIVIVACGTAYYAGVVSKFMLEELTQIPTEVDIGSEFRYKNPILSKNTLLIAISQSGETADTLAAVKEGKNKGAKIISVCNVIGSSLTRESKNGVVYTRAGIEIGVASTKAFTSQLTALYLLAVYLGRQRKVIDLRKTKELLDQLRLIPMEVENILNEAGKIEDISHKFHTYENFLYLGRGINYPIALEGALKLKEISYIHAEGYPAGEMKHGPIALIDENMPVVTIATQGQLYEKIMSNIEEAKARGGIIIAVATAGDNKITKKVAHTIHIPKTTPLLSPILAVIPLQLLAYHIAHHRGCDVDQPRNLAKSVTVE
- the hisF gene encoding imidazole glycerol phosphate synthase subunit HisF — translated: MLAKRIIPCLDVDKGRVVKGVNFVNIRDAGDPVEAAALYDQEGADELVFLDITASYEDRNIMIDVVQRTAEVAFMPLTVGGGIRTLDDIEALLRAGADRVSMNTAAVNRPAFVKEAAERFGSQCIIVAIDAKKHRTESGFKTEGMGDLIVGYQAQECWKVYINGGRTQTNIDALQWAKKVEELGAGEILLTSMDKDGTKNGYDLELTKAISDLVNIPIIASGGAGKLEHFFEVLTLGGADAALAASLFHYRELPIPQVKQYLNSKGVVVRI
- a CDS encoding lytic transglycosylase domain-containing protein, coding for MLDGVANVLNRIQQISKKFTEIAGVSGDGSPSFQQTLDEAIEETKSAPFSELIDTYSEKYGIDPKLINSIIKAESNFNPNAVSKAGASGLMQLMPETAKALGITNIFAPDENIEGGIKYFKTLLDEFNQNLPLALAAYNAGPEIVKKTNNIPQIDETKNYVEKVLNFYKETK